One Littorina saxatilis isolate snail1 linkage group LG10, US_GU_Lsax_2.0, whole genome shotgun sequence DNA window includes the following coding sequences:
- the LOC138977992 gene encoding G-protein coupled receptor dmsr-1-like: MSDCQNVNATALKSFGDCYWHVHGYVSLALCIYGVITNIINISILTKNSMINPINCLLTGIAVADIITMTSYIPFVIHFYLLNSVDITPQRNSYGWMMFLTVHLNLTLTSHTASIWLGVIMAIMRYHIIHRSQGRGARAINCRTSILLIFCTFGGAAFLVIPNYIITDMRPWPGPPNETQFWVLDMPIGKNQTDKMAVITFLVYPIAGKIIPILLISFFGGLLLRTLWETDKRGRRLKGDNTSSHNQNRRTTMMLLAIIVMYILSEVPQSVLVILCVAVKDFFRDVYMPLSDIIDVFALINSAINFGMYCTMSRQFRTTLTESIDHCLASCKKKNQHMNGETTTLTHV, encoded by the exons ATGTCGGACTGTCAAAACGTCAACGCTACGGCGTTGAAGAGCTTCGGGGACTGTTACTGGCACGTGCACGGCTACGTCAGCCTGGCATTATGCATCTACGGCGTCATCACcaacatcatcaacatctcCATCCTCACCAAGAACTCCATGATCAACCCCATCAACTGTCTGCTAACTG GTATCGCCGTGGCAGACATAATCACAATGACCAGCTACATCCCCTTCGTCATCCATTTCTACCTGCTAAACTCCGTGGACATCACCCCGCAACGAAACTCTTACGGGTGGATGATGTTCTTGACTGTTCACCTTAActtgaccttgacctcccaCACGGCCTCCATCTGGTTGGGGGTCATCATGGCCATCATGAGATACCACATCATCCATCGCTCGCAAGGCCGGGGAGCACG GGCGATCAACTGCAGAACCTCCATCCTGCTCATCTTCTGCACGTTTGGCGGCGCGGCGTTCCTGGTGATCCCCAACTACATCATCACGGACATGAGGCCGTGGCCCGGGCCGCCCAACGAGACGCAGTTCTGGGTGCTGGACATGCCCATCGGCAAGAACCAGACGGACAAGATGGCCGTCATCACCTTCCTCGTCTACCCCATCGCCGGCAAGATCATCCCCATCCTCCTCATATCCTTCTTCGGGGGCCTGCTCCTCAGGACGCTGTGGGAGACGGACAAGAGGGGAAGGAGGCTGAAGGGCGATAACACTTCCAGCCACAACCAGAACCGCCGCACCACCATGATGCTGCTCGCCATCATCGTCATGTACATCCTCTCCGAGGTGCCGCAGAGCGTGCTCGTCATCCTGTGCGTGGCCGTCAAGGACTTCTTCCGGGACGTCTACATGCCCCTCAGCGACATCATCGACGTCTTCGCGCTCATCAACAGCGCCATCAACTTCGGCATGTACTGCACCATGAGTCGGCAGTTCCGCACGACCTTGACAGAGTCCATAGACCACTGCCTGGCCTCgtgcaagaagaagaaccagcACATGAATGGCGAGACTACCACGCTCACCCACGTATGA
- the LOC138977993 gene encoding GTPase IMAP family member 9-like, with product MASSGGESFRFLLLGKTGSGKSTTGNTIFGENLFDTAASFSSVTSNCEMKISNRCGRKIEIIDSPGLYDTHKTQEEICITIVQAVAGMHPGPHAILYVVRLGRYTAEEYGAYQRLKALFDEDISKYMIVLFTHGDMLERQQTTVNVMLEKDDNPQGLTQVLQECSNRYIVFNNMARDTHAQVEQLLSMVRHMGTQNGGQAYSCPKYGQIGQGMEEEVARRLQEVEKKDLKRQKYVQQLEKQTHEAEETAQRTKEQFQKNEAERQRRMEAEKQKRQQLEDQLQDHKREQEEKFQRHQEELQRLHREREEQERMMKEKEQDMTERDRQRAKEAAERRRRREEEIRKQQQRLERQRKEDKETRQRLEQDRQDFERQMDKQRRQDREELKKREAERERLWQKKREEKIRAAKRREEDHDREMAQLKQQIVDNENSAFIDTVINVVAIVVRLVVLFVLKV from the exons ATGGCTTCCAGCGGAG GAGAAAGCTTCAGATTTCTTCTGCTTGGCAAAACCGGAAGCGGTAAAAGCACAACCGGAAACACAATTTTCGGAGAAAACCTGTTCGACACAGCAGCCAGCTTTTCTTCAGTCACCAGTAACTGCGAGATGAAAATTAGCAACCGGTGTGGCAGGAAAATAGAG ATCATCGACTCTCCCGGGCTGTACGACACACACAAGACTCAAGAGGAGATATGTATCACCATCGTGCAGGCTGTCGCCGGCATGCATCCGGGTCCTCACGCCATCTTGTATGTCGTCAGACTGGGCCGCTACACGGCTGAAGAGTATGGCGCCTACCAACGTCTGAAGGCTTTGTTCGACGAAGACATCAGCAAGTACATGATCGTCCTGTTCACTCATGGAGACATGCTTGAGCGACAACAGACGACCGTGAACGTGATGCTGGAGAAAGACGACAATCCTCAAGGGTTGACACAGGTTCTGCAAGAATGCAGCAACCGCTACATCGTCTTCAACAACATGGCGCGCGACACGCACGCCCAGGTGGAGCAACTCCTGTCCATGGTGAGACACATGGGGACTCAGAACGGCGGCCAGGCCTACTCGTGTCCCAAGTACGGTCAGATCGGTCAGGGCATGGAGGAGGAGGTGGCCAGGAGACTGCAGGAGGTGGAAAAGAAAGATCTCAAGCGACAGAAGTACGTCCAGCAGCTGGAGAAGCAGACTCACGAAGCCGAGGAGACCGCCCAGAGAACCAAGGAGCAGTTCCAAAAGAACGAAGCCGAGAGACAGCGCCGTATGGAAGCGGAGAAACAGAAGCGACAGCAACTGGAAGATCAGCTGCAGGACCACAAAAGGGAGCAAGAGGAGAAATTCCAGAGGCACCAAGAAGAACTGCAGCGTCTgcacagggagagagaagagCAGGAACGTATGATGAAGGAAAAGGAACAGGACATGAcggagagggacagacagagagccaaAGAAGCAGCGGAGAGGAGGAGAAGACGCGAAGAAGAgataagaaaacaacaacaaaggctAGAAAGACAACGCAAAGAGGACAAAGAGACGAGACAGAGACTGGAGCAGGACAGACAAGATTTTGAGCGGCAGATGGACAAACAACGTCGTCAAGACAGAGAAGAGCTGAAGAAGCGAGAagcggagagagaaagactgtggcagaagaagagagaagaaaaaataagAGCGGCCAAGAGACGAGAGGAAGACCACGACAGAGAGATGGCCCAACTCAAACAGCAGATCGTCGACAACGAAAACTCTGCCTTCATCGACACAGTAATCAACGTAGTCGCTATAGTTGTCAGGCTGGTCGTCTTGTTCGTTCTGAAGGTCTGA